Proteins encoded by one window of Mercenaria mercenaria strain notata chromosome 4, MADL_Memer_1, whole genome shotgun sequence:
- the LOC123551709 gene encoding uncharacterized protein LOC123551709 — MLVRVQCMLLYFTCYNFRNERLSKMMGLNHRTHSVWVSPNVTMPSINTTPAEDVLINGCVSNFSTIACIRSSLLTFLAVMTAVLCVLKVIRLHNAHHQNWHQYFIFYCASLECTIGAVHWVLSLYVQFDFVLQWLKLAQFLVMCHFYWTLATRALRREVWTKKFLLPFLVIACLYFTTVAILGIVNVQDTFTECFQPYWIMMSSAEFVIVQLFCVAGFYITRRLNEISTLDSVRRSQKRDLWCIVVVFELSALIGVLYDMTLRIVGDEESGCSAIFKHMQDFFSVIYFTFMVCKLLLPIWVMLFVFKPTPQALVENDDLIPALNDDGNSAFSTNTDEQYRQLYHPAENYDSFSNDLPGDYSPSSGYSTASPRGVANTKVNGVANNIYKAAQPNNLVAITEEVDTSHQVPNSQKSSVKNNNKPPQQSSSRVDQQSVKSNVNNANDRQDLHTSTETEQKSGAQSAEIQNGEMNQSKSSEPVVTTGQTQVKEPDIFKTPPTKVVPKSNGPKFTINSDDSGDESPPPKGKFYI, encoded by the exons ATGCTAGTACGTGTACAGTGCATGCTACTATATTTTACTTGTTATAATTTCAGGAATGAACGATTAAGCAAAATGATGGGACTGAACCATAGAACTCATTCTGTGTGGGTGTCACCAAATGTCACAATGCCCAGTATTAATACAACACCTGCAGAAGATGTGCTGATAAATGGATGCGTAAGCAACTTCAGCACTATTGCTTGCATTAG GAGTTCTTTGCTGACATTCCTGGCTGTGATGACTGCTGTGTTGTGTGTGTTAAAGGTGATCCGGCTTCATAATGCTCACCATCAGAACTggcatcaatattttatattttactgtgCATCTTTAGAATGTACTATAGG AGCTGTACATTGGGTGCTTTCATTGTATGTCCAGTTTGATTTTGTCCTCCAGTGGTTGAAACTTGCTCAGTTTCTCGTCATGTGTCATTTTTACTGGACTCTAGCTACCAGGGCACTACGAAGGGAAGTTTGGACAAAAAA ATTCCTGTTACCATTCCTAGTCATTGCCTGTCTATATTTCACCACAGTAGCTATACTTGGCATTGTTAATGTGCAGGACACATTTACAGAATGCTTTC AACCATACTGGATCATGATGTCATCAGCAGAGTTTGTCATAGTACAGCTGTTCTGTGTGGCAGGATTCTATATCACACGCAGGCTCAATGAAATCAGTACATTAGATTCAGTGAGGAGGTCACAGAAACGGGATCTCTGGTG TATAGTGGTGGTGTTTGAGTTATCAGCTCTGATTGGTGTACTATATGACATGACACTCAGGATTG TTGGTGATGAGGAATCTGGTTGCAGTGCAATATTT AAACATATGCAGGACTTCTTCTCAGTTATTTACTTTACATTTATG gTGTGTAAACTGCTGCTACCTATCTGGGTGATGTTGTTTGTGTTTAAACCTACTCCTCAAGCTCTTGTTGAGAATGATGATCTTATACCAGCTTTAAATGATGATGGG AATTCTGCCTTCAGCACCAATACAGATGAACAGTATCGTCAACTGTATCATCCGGCTGAAAATTACGATTCATTTTCAAACGACTTGCCAGGTGATTATTCCCCATCCTCTGGTTATAGTACAGCTAGTCCAAGGGGTGTTGCAAATACTAAGGTGAACGGAGTTGCCAATAATATTTACAAGGCTGCTCAACCGAATAATTTGGTTGCTATAACGGAAGAGGTTGACACAAGTCACCAGGTCCCAAACTCACAGAAATCATCTgtgaaaaacaataacaaacctCCACAACAAAGCTCCTCCAGGGTGGATCAGCAGAGTGTAAAGAGTAATGTAAACAATGCTAATGATAGACAGGATTTACATACGTCTACTGAAACGGAGCAGAAATCAGGGGCACAGTCTGCAGAAATACAGAATGGAGAAATGAACCAGTCCAAAAGCAGCGAACCAGTCGTAACTACTGGACAGACCCAGGTGAAGGAGcctgatatttttaaaacaccACCCACTAaggttgttccaaaaagcaatgggccaaaatttactataaaTAGTGACGATTCAGGGGACGAGTCTCCTCCTCCGAAAGGAAAGTTTTATATTTGA